Proteins co-encoded in one Uloborus diversus isolate 005 chromosome 9, Udiv.v.3.1, whole genome shotgun sequence genomic window:
- the LOC129230287 gene encoding gastrula zinc finger protein XlCGF57.1-like, translated as MRTHTGEKPFSCGACSKEFSHLASLKKHLRAHTGEKPHSCRFCYKKFSLLSNLKQHLQTHTGEKPFSCELCSKEFSHLATLRRHLRLHIGEKPFSCEVCSREFSQLAHLKVHLRTHTGEKPFSCEICSGKFSQLAILREHLRTHTGEKPYACEMCSKQFSKLANLKRHLRLHTGEKPFSCDACSKVFSLLANLRRHLRLHTGEKPFSCELCSKEFSLLANLREHLRTHTGEKPYACEMCSKQFSKLANLKRHLRLHTGEKPFSCELCSKEISHLATLRRHLRLHTGEKPFSCELQSGLNVDEVQQV; from the exons atgagaacccatactggagaaaaaccgttCTCCTGTGGAGCGTGTTCTAAGGAATTCTCTCATCTGGCAAGCCTGAAGAAACACTTAAGagcccatactggtgaaaaaccacaTTCTTGTCGATTCTGTTATAAGAAATTTTCTCTTCTATCAAACCTGAAACAACACTTGCAgacccatactggcgaaaagccattCTCTTGTGAATTGTGTTCTAAGGAATTTTCTCATCTGGCAACCCTGAGAAGGCACTTGAGACTCCATATTGGAGAGAAGCCATTTTCCTGTGAAGTGTGTTCTAGGGAATTTTCTCAACTTGCACACCTGAAAGTGcacttgagaacccatactggagaaaagccattCTCCTGTGAAATATGTTCTGGGAAATTTTCTCAACTAGCAATCCTGAGAGAACACttaagaacccatactggagaaaagccataTGCATGTGAAATGTGTTCTAAGCAATTTTCTAAACTAGCAAACCTGAAAAGACACTTGAGactccatactggagaaaagccattCTCCTGTGATGCGTGTTCTAAGGTTTTTTCTCTTCTGGCAAACCTGAGAAGACACTTGAGACTCCACACTGGAGAAAAGCCATTCTCCTGTGAATTGTGTTCTAAGGAATTTTCTCTTCTGGCAAACCTGAGAGAACACttaagaacccatactggagaaaagccataTGCATGTGAAATGTGTTCTAAGCAATTTTCTAAACTAGCAAACCTGAAAAGACACTTGAGactccatactggagaaaagccattCTCCTGTGAATTGTGTTCTAAGGAAATTTCTCATCTGGCAACCCTGAGAAGGCACTTGAGACTCCATACTGGAGAGAAGCCATTTTCCTGTGAA ctACAATCAGGATTGAATGTCGATGAAGTACAACAAGTGTGA